A stretch of the Massilia sp. W12 genome encodes the following:
- the pncB gene encoding nicotinate phosphoribosyltransferase, which yields MLYPPIVTSLLETDLYKFTMWQALLHSHPGAQAEYAFVCRNQPQFPLSDLRAEVERELDHLCSLRFSDAELAYLRSLRFMKSDFVDFLEIFHFQRKFIQVSSDGERLQIVARGPLVHVMGFEIFVLYIVNGVYFRRFDQAPALAEGRRRLQAKIALLQELPQQGTHKHPFEFFDFGVRRRFSGPWQEEVVTTLAQAVPQYFKGTSNVHLAHKHGLTPIGTMAHEYLQAFQSFGVRLRDFQKAALEAWVQEYRGDLGVALTDVVGMDAFIADFDLYFAKLFDGLRHDSGDPLVWGEKALAHYAALRIDANSKRLVFSDGLDLPGALRLYRHFADRVQTGFGIGTNLSNDVGLTPLNVVMKLTACNGQPVAKLSDAQGKTLCQDHTFLAYLRQVFGHSA from the coding sequence ATGCTGTATCCGCCCATCGTCACCAGCCTGCTGGAAACCGATTTATATAAATTCACCATGTGGCAGGCTTTATTGCACAGCCACCCCGGAGCGCAGGCGGAATATGCCTTCGTCTGCCGCAACCAGCCGCAATTTCCGCTGAGCGATTTGCGCGCCGAGGTCGAGCGCGAGCTGGATCATTTGTGCAGCTTGCGTTTCAGCGATGCGGAACTGGCTTATCTGCGCAGCCTGCGCTTTATGAAAAGCGATTTTGTCGATTTTCTCGAAATCTTCCATTTCCAGCGTAAATTCATCCAAGTCAGCAGCGATGGCGAGCGTTTGCAAATCGTCGCACGCGGGCCGCTGGTGCATGTGATGGGTTTTGAGATTTTTGTGCTGTACATCGTCAACGGCGTGTATTTCCGCCGTTTTGATCAAGCTCCCGCTTTGGCCGAAGGACGCCGCCGCTTGCAGGCCAAAATCGCGCTGCTGCAGGAATTGCCGCAACAAGGGACGCACAAACATCCATTTGAGTTTTTTGATTTTGGCGTGCGGCGGCGTTTTTCCGGCCCCTGGCAGGAGGAAGTCGTGACCACGCTGGCGCAAGCTGTGCCGCAGTATTTCAAAGGCACCTCGAATGTGCATTTGGCGCACAAACATGGTCTGACCCCGATTGGCACGATGGCGCATGAATATCTGCAAGCGTTTCAATCATTCGGCGTGCGTTTGCGCGATTTTCAAAAAGCCGCGCTGGAAGCCTGGGTGCAGGAATATCGCGGCGATTTGGGCGTGGCGCTGACTGATGTGGTCGGCATGGATGCATTTATCGCCGACTTTGATTTGTATTTCGCCAAGCTGTTTGACGGCTTGCGCCATGATTCCGGCGACCCGCTGGTATGGGGTGAAAAAGCGCTGGCGCATTACGCCGCGCTGCGCATCGACGCCAACAGCAAGCGTCTGGTGTTTTCCGATGGCCTGGACTTGCCCGGCGCTTTGCGGCTGTATCGCCACTTCGCCGACCGGGTGCAAACCGGTTTCGGCATCGGCACCAATTTAAGTAATGATGTCGGCTTGACGCCCTTGAATGTGGTGATGAAGCTGACCGCCTGCAATGGCCAGCCGGTAGCCAAGCTGTCCGATGCGCAAGGTAAAACGCTGTGCCAGGACCACACCTTTTTGGCTTATTTGCGCCAGGTGTTTGGCCACAGCGCATGA
- a CDS encoding cysteine hydrolase, with the protein MRTHLLIIDPQNDFCDLPAASLPPQTQPALPVPGAHADMQRLAQLLHSSGNAFAAISITLDSHHRIDIAHPGFWQDAAGHNPPPFTQISLSDLQQGRWRPRQPQQAEWVARYLRQLDAQGRYQLMIWPVHCQIGTWGQAIHSDLLHACNDWEDRHARSIQLIHKGAHPLTEHYSALCAEVPVEDAPETGLNHALLQALAQAEHLIVAGEAGSHCVKASVEHLLQYAPQLAPRLTLLRDAISAVAGFEAQYAEFLQRCAAQGVRIATCDSLRASLAAA; encoded by the coding sequence ATGCGCACGCATTTATTGATCATTGATCCGCAAAACGATTTCTGCGATCTGCCCGCCGCCAGTTTGCCGCCGCAAACGCAGCCGGCCTTGCCGGTGCCCGGCGCACACGCCGATATGCAGCGCCTGGCGCAATTGCTGCACAGCAGCGGCAACGCCTTCGCGGCCATCAGCATCACCCTCGATTCCCATCACCGCATCGATATCGCCCACCCCGGTTTTTGGCAAGACGCCGCCGGCCACAACCCGCCTCCCTTCACCCAAATCAGCCTGAGCGATCTGCAACAGGGCCGCTGGCGGCCGCGCCAGCCGCAACAGGCGGAGTGGGTCGCGCGTTATTTGCGCCAGCTCGATGCGCAAGGCCGTTATCAATTAATGATTTGGCCGGTGCACTGCCAAATCGGCACATGGGGACAGGCGATTCACAGCGATTTGCTGCACGCCTGCAATGACTGGGAAGATAGACACGCGCGCAGCATTCAATTGATTCACAAAGGCGCGCATCCCTTGACCGAACACTATTCCGCGCTGTGCGCTGAAGTGCCCGTGGAAGATGCGCCGGAAACCGGCTTGAACCACGCCTTGCTGCAAGCATTAGCGCAAGCAGAGCATCTGATTGTGGCCGGCGAGGCCGGCAGCCATTGCGTGAAAGCCAGCGTGGAACATTTGCTGCAATATGCGCCGCAACTGGCGCCCAGGCTGACCCTGCTGCGCGATGCGATCAGCGCGGTGGCCGGGTTTGAGGCGCAGTATGCGGAATTTTTACAGCGCTGCGCAGCGCAAGGGGTGCGCATCGCCACTTGCGACAGCCTGCGCGCCAGTCTGGCCGCCGCATAA